From the genome of Candidatus Dadabacteria bacterium:
TGCCCGGCACGTTCTATGGCCAGAGCGCCCGGGGAAACATCTTTCGTTATCGTGGAACCCGCGGCCGTAGTAGCATCTTTTCCAACCCTGATCGGCGCAACAAGCATGGTGTCGCTTCCTATGAAAGCGCGGTCCTCGATCACGGTTCTGTGCTTGTTTGCCCCGTCGTAGTTGCAGGTGATGGTTCCGGCACCGATATTAACTCCGTCGCCGATATCGGCATCTCCCACGTAGGAAAGATGCGGGACCTTGGAACCAACCCCTATTTCCGATTTTTTTATCTCAACGAAGTTGCCGATCCTGGCCCCGTCTTTTATCCTGGCCTCGGGCCGCAGGTGACAGAAAGGACCCATCACGACGCCGTTTTCGACTTTACACCCCGCAAGATAGGAAGAAAACCTTATCTCGACATTGTTTCCTATCCGCGAATCTTCAATGTATACAGAAGGCCCTATGCGACAACCATCGCCGATACTGGTCTCGCCGTAAATATAGGTATTGGGACACACGGTCGTATCCCTCCCTATGCTGACAGAGTCTGATATGTAGGTGGTTTCGGGATCCTCTATGGTAACCCCGTTTCCCATGTGGCGGCGGTTTATCGCCTGTCTCATGGTTTTTTCCGCCTCGGTGAGTTGCTCTCTGCTGTTCACTCCGGACACCTCCTTTGGATCCGCCAGGCAAAAAGCCAGAAGTCTGCGTTTGCGGGGAACGCAGAGATCCACAATTCCTGGCAGGTAATATTCTCCCTGGCTGTTTTCACTACTAAGTCCGC
Proteins encoded in this window:
- the glmU gene encoding bifunctional UDP-N-acetylglucosamine diphosphorylase/glucosamine-1-phosphate N-acetyltransferase GlmU — protein: MSLAVIILAAGKGVRMNSQLPKVLHPILKKPMLRYVLEAAQKMEPEKTVLVLGHDSELVKEAVSGYPVETVIQEPQLGTGHAVLCCEDSFRDFSGDILILSGDVPAISFFSLREFTDSHVKNGADLSLMSALVEEPGGYGRVLRSADGEVLRVVEDKDATADEKKENEINAGVYCVNSSFLWESLGGLSSENSQGEYYLPGIVDLCVPRKRRLLAFCLADPKEVSGVNSREQLTEAEKTMRQAINRRHMGNGVTIEDPETTYISDSVSIGRDTTVCPNTYIYGETSIGDGCRIGPSVYIEDSRIGNNVEIRFSSYLAGCKVENGVVMGPFCHLRPEARIKDGARIGNFVEIKKSEIGVGSKVPHLSYVGDADIGDGVNIGAGTITCNYDGANKHRTVIEDRAFIGSDTMLVAPIRVGKDATTAAGSTITKDVSPGALAIERAGQKEITGWAERKRAKKRKS